The genomic segment CTTCCGGGTTCACGGTGCCGTCGGTCGCGACGCACAGCGCCGCGTCGGTCTCGCCGCGGCGGATCGCCTCGACCCCGAGCTGGATCGAGGTGGCTCCGGAGGCGCAGGCCGTCGACAGCGAGATCGGCGAGCCCTTGGTGCCGAAGGTCTCGGCGAGATGGGCGGCAACCGAGCCGAACATGAAGCGATGATGATAGGCGCTGAACTTGCCGCCGCCGGAGATGCGGAGCAGATCGTCGTAGCTGATGTCTTGCTGGCCGACGGCGCGACCGAGCTCGCGACGCTGCGGCCATTCGACCTCGACCGGTGCAACCGCGAGGAAAAGCGGACCCGGGAAATCGGCCTTGGCGCCGACGCCGGCCTGCTCCAGCGCTTCCTGCGTCACCAGCTCGGCCATCCGCTCGGACAGGGCGGTGGAGGAGAACGGATCGGCGCTGACGAAATCGACGGTGCCGGCCATCGTGGTCTTGAGGCCGTCGACCGGAAAACGCGTGATGGTGCGGATGCCGGATTCGCCGGCGACGAGCTTCGCCCAATTGTCGGATTTGCCGGCACCGAGCGAGGTCATGATGCCCATGCCGGTGACGACGACGACGGGACGCCCGAGTTTGTCGCGTGGTGCAGTCATGTCGATCCCCGCTTGAGCTGGTTAAACCGCCTCGACCAGCGCCATGCCTTCGCCGCGCCAGTGTCCGGCTCCCACCACCACGATCTGGGTGGGCGCGCCCTGCATTTCAATCTCGGTCCCCGTGGAATCATTCGGTGGGAACAGCGCGCCGCGCGAGATCGACAGTGCGGCGAGGGCGATGCCGAGCGGAAATTGCGTTTCCATGGCATGGCCGAACACCGTGCCGGTCGAGCGCACCGGAAAGTCGGCATGGCTCTTCAGGAAGTCGCGCTCGTCCGAGGTCGCGGGCTCCGCGCCGGTCGCCCCGGTGATGATCGCGCCCTTGCCCTCGCGCCTGGGCAGCTTGGCCCACAGCTTCTCGAGTGTCGCGGTCATGTCGCCGGGCTGTTTGCGTTTGGCGAGGTCTGCGACGACGCTCGACAGCTTTGCGAACGGCTTGGCGCCGCGCGCTTCCGCATGGGCCTTCGATTCCAGCACCAGGAAGGCGCCGGCCGAGCCCAGCGCGAAGCCGGGATGGTCCTTGCGCGCCCACACGGGCGCGAACTTGTCCTTCAGGTTGAAGTCGCCGAATTCGTAGAGGACGAGCAAGTCCTTGCGTTCGCCATTGTGCGAGCCGCCGACCAGCGCGATGTCGCTTTCGCCCGAGGCGATGCGCGCGAGCGCGATGCGGGCGGCATCCGCGCCGGCGACCTCTTCGCCCATGAAGGTGCGCGAGGTGCCTCCTAAGCCGTGCACGATGGCGATGTTGCCGGCGAGCAGGTTGGAGAGCTGGGCCAGGAACAGCGTCGGCCTGAGATCGCTCATCAGCCGCTCGTTGAGGAAGCCCGGCGCGTTGGCGCCCTTGGCCTCGGCGGTGAGAATGCCGCTATCGACGTTGATGTCGCGCTCTCCGCCGCCGGCGGCGACGACCATGTCGATCTTCGACAGGATGTCCTTGTTGCCTTTGATGCCGGCGGAATCCAGCGCAAGACCGGCGGCATAGGTGCCGATGCGCTGCCAGGCTTCCATCTGGCGCTGGTCGCCCTTCTTCGGAATCTGGCTGTCGAAGGATACCGGCATCAAGGGATGCACGATGTAGGGCGCAAAGACCTTCTCGTCGACATTGATGCGCTTCTCAGAAAGCGCGGCCCAGTTGGCGTCGAGGCCCTCGCCGAGCGAGGTGGCGAGCCCAATGCCGGTGATCCAGACCTCGGTCTGGCCGGGCCTCGAAGCGGTGTTAGTCATTGCGATAGGACCTGTTGCGGAAACCCGACGCGCTCGGCGACCTTCGCCATGTATCCGCGCATATCCGCATTGGGGAAGGGGATCAACGTGAAGGTGAGCGCGGAATTGGCGCGCAGCTTGCCGCCGACCCGGATCTTGGCCTCGGTCATGGCATAGCCGGAGCCTTCATGGGTGAGGCTCGCCTCGATGCTCATAAGGTCGCCCGGGAAGACCGAGCCGCGGACCTTGGCCTCCTTCACGGCGGCCAGGATCGGCATGCGTTCGAACCTGAAAACGCCGAGTTGAAGCCAGCCCGAGGCCTGCGCCATCGATTCGATCAGGAGCACGCCGGGCATCAAGGGATAACCGGGGAAGTGCCCCTCGAAAATGGTGCTTTCCTGCGGGACCTGCGCTTCGACGACGATCGTCTTCTCGTCGACCTTGAGGTCGACGATGCGATCGATCATGTGGAAGTATTCGAGTTGCATGACTGCGCCCTTAGGCGCTCGCGCCCTTGGCCGCAACCAGTTCGTCGATGCGGGCGCACAGGTTCTTCAGCACGAAATATTGCTCGGTGGTCGCCTTGCCGTCGTTGACCTCCTGAGTCCACTTCTCCAGCGGCAGCTTGATGCCGAACTGCTTGTCGATCGCAAAAGCGATATCGAGGAAATCGAGGCTGTCGATGCCGAGGTCATCGATGGCATGACTATCCGGCGTGATCGTGTCGCGCGGGATGTCGCAGGTTTCAGCGATGATCGTGGCGACCTGATCGAATGTGGAGGACATCACTAAGCCTTTGATATATTGCAGGTATTTGTCAGATTGTCCAGAGTGGCACGGTGGCTGGGCATCGCGCCCCTGATGACGCCCTCAAATCCCCCTCTGGCCGGGTCGAAAGCCCGTATATCGGAGCGCCGCCCTGAGTTCAATGGAGCCGGGCAGGCTCCGGGGGACAGCAACGGACGGGGCTGGGGATGCCGGCTGGGACCCTTCCGCCGCGAGGTCCGCGCCGGGCCGGTCCTAAATGTGCGGTGTCGTGATCTTGACGCAGTCGCGGCGGCCCATCAGCACGCAATCCTGAGTCCGGCGCAGGTCGGCGATGCTGACCGCGAGCCAGATCCCGATCGCGGTCAGCGCGATGGTGAAGGCGAGCGCCGCGATATTGGCAAGCATGCGCTGGCGGAAATTATCGGGCTCGGCGCGCGGCTGCTCGTAGCGCGACAGGTCCAGCCGTTCGGGCGTGGCGCGCAGCGGCTGCACGCTGGCATCGCCGCGCTGGACCCTTGGGGAAGGCGGGGTGCGCGGCCTGAACTGGAGCACCCGGTGCTCCTCATCAGAGCTTATGGGCCGCTGGTTGTTCATGGGGCGGGGATCACTCCGAAGCAGCAATTTAGATAGCATAGGTGAGGCACGCGTTGCAGAAAAACTTCTCAATGCCCGCGTGTATTCGTGCGTTCGTACCATTTGTGCACGGGCCGGTGTGCAGCGATCTGGAAACCGGCCGTCGCGCCCGTGATCCGCGCGTTGCGCTGCAATGCGGGCACAGCGACACCGTCCTTCGCCCGATCGGTATCGACTTGTGATCTGCGCGTGCTTCGAACGGATTTTGCCGCCCTGGGGCCCATGGCATAGTCGCGGGAACCCGAACCGCTAGTTGCATCCATCCGAGGGGCTTCGATCATGACCACGACCAACGCGCGCGAGCCGAGAGTGCATCCGGTTCCGATCCTGTCGCTCCGGCCGACGCAGATGACGGTCGGCATGCGCGAGGTCAAGGAGAAGCGGAAGCGCTGGCGCGAGCATGACAAGAAGAAGCAGGCGGATCTGCTCGGCAAGCACATGATCCCCGTCGTTTACGGCCCCGATGCACGTTACTACGTGATCGACCATCATCACCTCGGCCGCGCGCTGCACGATGAAGGCGTCAAGGAGGTGCTGGTGACCATCGTGGGCGACCTCAGGATGGTGGAGCGCGAGGCCTTCTGGGGCGTCATGGACAACAAGCGCTGGGTCTATCCTTACGACGCCAAGGGCGAGCGGCGGTCGTTCCGCGACCTGCCGAAATCGGTCGCCGACTTGAAGGACGATCCGTTCCGCAGCCTTGCCGGCGAATTGCGCCGCATGGGCGGCTTCGCCAAGGACACGACGCCATTCTCCGAATTCCTGTGGGCCGATTTCCTGCGCCGGCAGGTCTCACGCAAGGCGGTGGAGGCCGATTTCGACAAGGCGCTCGAGAAGGCGATGGCCGCCGCCAGAAGCAAGAATGCGATCTATCTGCCCGGCTGGTGCGGCCCGCTGGACGACGATTAACGGTATCTCGTCAGTCGCGCTGGAAGATCCTGGCGCCGGGGTAGGCGCGGCGGGCGTAAGTGACCACCAGCGCGCGGTCCTGGGTGTCCAGGAACGGCGTTCGGATCTGGGACGATCCGACGATGAGGTGCCACAGGCCATTGAGCTTCTGGATCACGATCTTCATTTGCGTAGTCCTCGATGACTCCCATTCCAGCGAATGTTGCTTGTCGCCGCAGTGCCCGGAATCGCGGTCGCGGATACGAAATTCCCAACACGGCCGGCGCTCCAAAACACGTCGACCCTTGTTAGTTGGTTACGGAATGCCCCCAGATAAGCCGGATCTCATCACAGCCGCTTGAGCGAAATCAATTTCCGCGCCCACGAAACCGTCCTGAAACAGAGCCGTCCCATTTCTATGGAGTAGTCGAGCTCACACAGGAGGCGAACATGCGCCGTCTGGCTTTCGTAGTTGCCGTGCTCGCGGTCGCTTCGGCGGGAATCTCTGCATCCTTTGCCGCGGTCCACCACGCCAAGACGTTGACGTTCGCGGAGCGCTTTGCTCCGGCGCTCGAGTTGATGGCGAAGCGCTAGCGGCATAGCGCCGCGCAGCCGTGAGCGCGGCTGCGCGCTGCCAGGTGGACATCACGTCGCACCTGCCGGCAGATGATGGCCGGGCCAGGCTTGACCTGTCGCAAAGGTGCCTCGCCCTGACCGGCTAAGGTCTGCCTGCATGTTTGCAGAGACAGCGTTGTGCCCCGATGCCGAGGGCCCGGGCTCCAAGTCATGCAGATTTTGGAGGCACGGCCATGAGCGTCATCTTTCGCATCCTCTTTGTCCTCGCCGGCGCGATCACGGCGCTGTTCGTCGCGCGTGATGCGCTGAATTTCACCATCATCCAGACCTTCGTCGCCGTCCTGCTCGCGACCGCAATCGTCGGTGCCGGCAGCCTCTGGAGCCTGCGGCGGAAACCGTGAGCGAGACGGAACGCCGCAGTTCGGCCGGCCTGAGCGAAACCGAGGCCCGGGCGAAGCTCGCGGCAGACGGCCCCAACGAATTGCCTCGGCCGGAACGACGCAGTCCCCTGCGCATCGTGGTGGAAGTGCTGCGCGAGCCGATGCTCCTGCTGCTGCTTTGCGGCGGGCTCATCTATCTCGTGCTCGGCGATCTCAAGGAGGCGCTGATCCTGCTGGCGTTCGGGGCGATGTCCATCGTGATCACGGTGGTGCAGGAGACCCGGACCGAGCGCGTGCTGGAAGCCTTGCGTGACCTGACCAGCCCGCGGGCGCTGGTGGTGCGCGACGGGGTGCGCCGGCGAATTGCCGGCCGCGAGGTCGTGCTGGGCGACCTTCTCGTCCTCGGTGAAGGCGATCGCGTCCCCGCCGACGCCGCGCTCGTCGAGGCGCGGGACCTGCAGATCGACGAGTCCCTGCTGACCGGCGAGTCGATGCCCGTCCGCAAGAAGACGGCCGACAAGGTCACCGAGGCCGGTCACCGGCCCGGCGGCGAGGATCAGCCATTCGTGTATTCCGGTTCGCTCGTCGTGCGCGGCGAGGGGCTGGCGCTGGTCGAGGCCACCGGGCCGCGCAGCGAGATCGGGAAGATCGGGCTGTCGCTTCGCGGCCTGCAGGCCGAGCCGCCGCGGCTTCAGCAACAGACCGCAAGGCTGGTGCGGCTCTGCTTTCTCGGCGGCGCCATCATCAGCCTGGCCGCGATTGTGCTCTACGGCGTCTCGCGCGGCGACTGGCTGCAGGCGCTGCTCGCAGGCGTCGCCATCGGCATGTCGATGCTTCCGGAAGAATTTGGCGTCGTGCTCACGGTGTTCATGGCCATGGGCGCGTGGCGGATTTCGCAGGCCCGCGTCCTGACGCGGCGAGCCGCCGCCATCGAGGTCCTCGGCTCGGCGACAGTCCTGTGCACCGACAAGACCGGGACGCTGACGCAGAACCAGATGTCGGTCGCCGAGCTGCGGCTGCGCGACGGCGCGCGTCTGCGTGCGGAGGCGTCCGGTCCGGATCAGGTCGGGCCCGAATTCGCCGAGCTGGCGCGCTGCGGGGCGCTGGCAAGCTCTCCGGAGCCGTTCGATCCGATGGAGAAGGCGCTGCACGCGTTTGCGCGTGATGTCCTGCGGGACGGAGACGCGATGGATGGCGGGCGGACGCTGGTGCGTACCTATGGTCTGCGCCCCGAGCTGCTCGCCATGACCCAGGTTTGGCGGACATCCGCAGCGGCGGATCTCATCGCATGCGCCAAGGGCGCGCCGGAAGCGATTGCGCGGCTGTGCAGGCTGAACGAGGCCGATCGGGAGGCCGTGCAAGCTGCCGTCGGGGCCATGGCGAAGGACGGGCTTCGCGTGCTGGGGATGGCGGTTGCCGCGTGTGATGACACTTCCCTGCCGGCATCCCAGGAGGCTTTCGTATTTCGCCTCGTTGGCCTGGTCGGACTCGCGGATCCGTTGCGGCCTCACGTTCCGGAGGCGGTTCGCGAATGCCGTTCGGCCGGCATCCGCGTCGTCATGATCACGGGCGACTATCCGGCGACCGCTCTGGCGATTGCCGGGCAAGCCGGGCTCGACGTCAATGAGGTCGTGACCGGGGAGCAGATCATGCTCGCTGACGACACCGAGCTCGAGGCACTCGTCAGGAAGGTGAACGTCTTCGCGCGGGTTCTGCCGGAGCAGAAGCTGCGGATCGTGCAGGCGCTGAAGCGCGGCGGCGAGATCGTTGCGATGACGGGCGACGGCGTCAACGACGCGCCGTCGCTGAAGGCCGCCCATATCGGGATCGCGATGGGTGGCCGCGGCACCGACGTCGCCCGCGAGGCATCCTCGATCGTCCTGCTCGACGACGATTTCAGCTCCATCGTCGCATCCATCCGCCTCGGACGCCGGATCTACGACAATCTGCGCAAGGCCATGGCCTTCATCTTCGCGGTTCACGTGCCGATCGCGGGTCTTGCGCTGCTTCCCCTGGTGTTTGGGCTGCCGCTGGTGCTCGGCCCGGTTCACATCGCCTTTCTGGAGCTGATCATCGATCCCGTCTGCTCGCTGGTGTTCGAAGCCGAGCGCGAGGAGCGCGACGTCATGAAGCGTCCGCCGCGGCGTGCCGATGCGGAGCTGTTCTCGTGGCCCCTGATCGCCTGGAGCGTCCTGCAGGGCGCGGTGGCCTTCGCCTTGATCGCGGTGATCTTCGTCGCAGCGCTTCGTTCCGGGCTTCCGCCCGATGAGGCTCGCACCCTCGCATTCATTGCGCTCGTCGTCTGCGTCCTCGCGCTGGTGCTGGTCAATCGATCCTTCAGCGCATCCTTCTTGTCTGCCTTCTTCCGTCCAAACGCGGTATTGCTCTGGATATTCCTCGCGATTGCGCTTGTCCTCGCCGCAGCCCTGTTCTGGCCGCCGGCCTCCGGTCTCTTTCGCTTCGGTCCGCTGCATCTTGACGATTTGATGATCACGCTCGGCGCTGGACTATTGGTGCTCACGGCGCTCGAACTGCTGAAGCCGTTTTGGGGCCGGCGGTTACGATTCTAGATCGTGACGCGGCAGCCCGGCCATGCGCCGAGCGCGACGAGTCGACGTCCGGAAATCATGCAGGCCGCGGAAGACGCGTGCGAGATGCCGACGTCATTTCATTAGAACGGATCCAGTCTACATAGATTCTACGACGCGAACGTCCGAAACACTTTGATTGTGCGCTCGGAGTCTCTGCATGGTCGTTCCCGAAAGTTCGGGGACTGGGAATGCTGGAATTGGTGTTTGACGCACGCGCAACGAAGCGCGGGCGCGTGTCGATGTTGTGCGGTCTTGTCGCGCTTCCTTCCGCCATCGCCTTCGGCCAAAACGCGCAGGCTCAGAGCGCGAGCGGAGCATCGGTTCTTCCTCCCGTCGTGGTCGAGCAAAGCCGCCCGAGCAAGCGCCAGGTCACCACACCGCGCAACTCGCGATCTGCGAGCGCGCGCCAGACGCGATCGCGTGCGGCAGGACAGGCAGTCCAAGCAGCTTCCCAGCCGGCTGCCGCTGCAGCGGAACGCGGTACTGATCCGGTGAGGGGGTTCGTGCCCGTCGTCAGCTCGGCTGCGATGAAGTCCGACGTACCGATCCTGGAGACACCGCAATCCGTTTCCGTCGTCAGCCGCGACCAGCTCGATACGCGCTCGGTCACGACACTGGTCGAAGGATTGCAGTATGTCGCAGGTCTCGCCATCCAGCCCGGCGGCAAGGATCCGCGCTTCGACAACGTCTACATCCGCGGCTTCGACAACAACGGCTACGGCGCCTATCGCGACGGGCTTCGCGAGGTCGGCGACCCCGCCTTCTTGTCGCTGTTCCGCAACGAGCCCTACGGTTTCGAGCGCATCGACGTCATCAAGGGTCCGAGCTCCGTCATGTACGGGCAGGGGGCGCCGGGCGGTCTTGTCGACGTCATCAGCAAGCGCCCGCCCGACAAGGCCTTTGGCGAGATCGTCGGCCAGTTCGGCAATTACGATCGGTTTCAGGGGGCCTTCGATTTCGGCGGGCCCGCGACCAACGATGGGACGCTGCTCTATCGGTTGACCGGTGTGTTCCGGGATTCCGATGCGCAGATCGCCAATTTCTCGAATTTCGTGAAGGACAACCGGACCTATATCGCGCCCGCCGTGACCTGGAAGCCGACCAACGATACCACGCTGACCATCCTCGCCGACTACACGCACGATCTGACCGGCAACGCCTTTCCGCTGTCGATGGCGCATCTGAGCGGCGGTAAGGTCACCGGCATCACCGCACTGCCGCTGTTCCTCGGTGACCCCAGCTACAATAGGTTCGACCAGGAGCAGGAGCGCATCGGCTATCAGTTCGAGCACCGCTTCAACAACGATCTGATCTTCGAATCGAAGGCTCGCTACGGCCACACCGAGCTCGATTATCGCTATCTGACGTTCATCGGAACGCCGCTCGATACGGCCACGGTCTTTCCGCGTCGCGCGATGCGCATCCAGGAGCAAGTCGATACCCTGTCGACCGACAACCACCTGATCAGCAAGTTCGGCACGGGGCCGCTTCAGCACACGGTGGTCTCCGGCGTCGACTATCTGACGTTCAACATGACGGACCGGACCTATTCCGGAAATGCGCCGCCGCTCAGCAAGATCAATCCGGTCTACGACCAAGCCATCGCGGCTCCGACTGCGCTCGTCACCCCCTCGGCGAACCAGACAATCGATCAGGTCGGCGTCTATGTGCAGGACCAGATGAAGATCCAGAACTGGATCTTTACATTGGGCGGCCGCTACGATGTCTCCGAACAGAACACCTACGCCTTGGCGACCAACAAGACGACCGACACCAAGGACACGGCCTTCACCAAGCGCGGAGCGGTCTCGTACGTGTTCGATTCCGGAGTTGCGCCGTATTACAGCTATTCGGAATCGTTCCTGCCGACGCCGGGCACGGATTTTGCGGGAAATCCGTTCAAGCCGACGACGGCGCAGCAGCACGAGCTCGGCGTGAAGTACCAGCCGTCGCGGACCCTGCTGATGACGTTGGCGCTCTATGATTTGACGCGGCAAAACTCGCTCACGAGCGATCCATCGCATCTCGGCTTCTCGGTCCAGCTCGGCGAGGTGAATTCGCGCGGCATCGAGTTCGAGACGCTGGCGCAGATCATGCCCGGACTGAACCTCGTGGCCACCTACACCAACCAGGATGTGAAGGTGACGCAAACCACCACCGCCGCCGATCTCGGCAAGGTGCCGACACTGGTGGCCCGCCAGATGGCATCGGCCTATCTCGACTACACGGTCCAGGGCGGGACATGGGACGGCTGGGGGTTGGGCGGCGGCGTCCGCTACAACGGGCCGACCTTCGCCGACACCACCAACACCATCTTCAACGAGGGCTACGTCGTGTTCGATGCGGGCCTGCATTATCGCCAGCCCAAGGGTGTCAACCTCGCGCTGAACGTAAAGAACATCGCCGATCGCGTCACCGTTGCGTGCACCACGAATGGCGGTTGCCAATACACCAGCCCGCGCACCATCACGGGCACGGTCAGCTATCGCTGGTAAGGATCGCCATGGTTCAGGCCCGCACGATCCGGCTCTGGTCCCGCATTCACACCTGGACCTCGCTCGTGTGCATGCTGTTCCTGCTGATGCTGTGCGTGACGGGACTTCCGTTGGTCTTTCACGACGAGATCGACGATCTGCTCGAGGACGAGATCTCGGCGCCCGCCATGCCGGAAGGAACGCCGCGTCTGTCGCTCGACCGGATGATCGCGGCGGCGCAAGCGCGTTTTCCCGGTCAGTATGTCCTGCTGCTCAATCTCAAGCAGACCGAGCCACTCGTGACTGTGGCCGTTTCTCCGACCGCTGTCCCGGCGCCGGGCAACTTCCATCGCCTGACGTTCGATGCGCGAACGGCCGAAATGCTCGGCGAAGAAGCCCCGCATCAGGACGTCATGGATATCGTGCTGCGGATACACAAGGACATGTTCACAGGGCTCCCCGGCGAGCTGTTTCTCGGGGCGATGGGACTCGTGTTCGCCGTGTCGATCATCTCCGGCATCGTTGTCTATTGGCCGTTCATGCGGCGGCTGGATTTCGGGACGATCCGTCGGCGGTCGTCGCCCCGGCTCAAATGGCTCGACACCCATAATCTCCTCGGCATCGTCACGTTGACGTGGACGTTGGTGGTCGGTCTCACCGGCATGATCAACACGCTGGCGACGCCGTTGTTCGACCTGTGGCGGGCGCAGCTCATCCCCGTCTTGCTGGCGCCTCATCTGGGCAAGCCCGAGGCTCCGATCCCTTCGGTTCAAGCCGCCGTCGAGCTTGTCCGCACCAGATTTCCGGATCGCCTCGTCACCTCGGTGACGATGCCGACCGCGGCGCGTTTCGGCAGCCCGCAGCACCTCGTGGTCTGGACCAAGGGAGCGACGCCCTTCACGGCGCGCATGCTTCAGCCGATGCTGGTCGATGCCAATGACGGCAAGACGATCGTGGCGCCCGAGGTGCCGTGGTATCTGAAGACGCTTCAGGTCTCGCGTCCGCTGCATTTCGGCGATTACGGCGGGCTTCCGTTGAAGATCGTCTGGGCGGTTCTCGACATCATGACGATCATCGTTCTCGTCAGCGGAATCTATCTCTGGGCGGCAAGGCGAAAGCCGTCGGTCCGCAAGCCGCTGCGCACAGAGCGGACCGCGGCAGTCGGTGTCTGATCCCATGCGTCGTTCCGTGTCCAAGGCGGACGTTCCGAACCTGGCCCGGCACTACAGAAGCGTGTGGGACGTGTTCCGGGCGCCGCTCCTGGTCGGCTTGGTCTGCGCCGTGGGGCTCGGTCTGGCGCTCGTCGGAGATGGGATCTGGGACGGCCTTTCGTGGCTGGCTCTTTCGCTGCCGGTTGGGCTTGCGGCGTTCTACTGGCACCGCGCAGGCCGCCGGCGCTGACGGAGAATCCGCCGAACCGACGGCTATCGGTGCTGCTCTTCCGGGGCGCCTTCGACCTCATGCGCCTCGTCCTTGCCGCCAAGCATGCGATGCAGCCGGCGCTCGAGGCGGTGGCCGATCGTCAGCAGGGCGAAGGCCAGCGCCAGGGCAACGACAACGATTTTCCACTGTCCGGCGCCGCAGACGATGCCGAGGCAGGCCGCAAGGAAAGTGCATGCGGCGCTGGTGAGGCCCCGAACGCGAAACCCCGTGCTTTGGTGCACGATGACGCCGGCGCCGAGAAAGCCGATGCCGGTGAGGATGCCCTGGATGACGCGGCTGGCGGCGTCGACGACCTTGGCGGGTTCGGCGAGCTGCAATGCGAGCAGAACCACGCTCGCGGTCGAGAGCCCGACGATGCCGAGCGTCTTCAGCCCGATCGGCTTGCCGTGCAGGTCGCGGTTGAGGCCGATCGCGCCGCCGGCGAGCGTGGCTGAGCCGAGGCGCAGCAGGATTTCTGGCCAATCGAGCTCGGTCATGGCGCCTCGCTCATGTCTTCGGCAGGCGGCCCATTAGATAGAACTCCTCGTTCGGCCGCATGCCCGTGAAATTCGCCAGCCGGTTCGACAGCGCGAAGAAGGCGGAGATCGCGGCGATGTCCCAGATGTCGTCGTCGCTGAAGCCGTGCGGCGCCAGCGCGGCGAAGTCATCCTCGGAAATCCGCTGCGCGTCGGCCGAGACCTTCATGGCGAAATCGAGCATCGCCTTCTGCCGCGGCGTGATGTCGGCCTTGCGGTAGTTGATCGCGACCTGGTCGGCGATCAGCGGGTTCTTGGCGCGGATGCGCAGGATCGCGCCATGGGCGATCACGCAATATTGGCACTGGTTCGCCGCCGACGTCGCCACCACGATCATCTCGCGCTCGGCCTTGGTGAGGCCGCCGTCCTTTTCCATCAGCGCGTCGTGATAGGCGAAGAAGGCGCGGAACTCGTCGGGGCGGTAGGCCAGCGTC from the Bradyrhizobium sp. WBAH42 genome contains:
- a CDS encoding beta-ketoacyl-ACP synthase yields the protein MTNTASRPGQTEVWITGIGLATSLGEGLDANWAALSEKRINVDEKVFAPYIVHPLMPVSFDSQIPKKGDQRQMEAWQRIGTYAAGLALDSAGIKGNKDILSKIDMVVAAGGGERDINVDSGILTAEAKGANAPGFLNERLMSDLRPTLFLAQLSNLLAGNIAIVHGLGGTSRTFMGEEVAGADAARIALARIASGESDIALVGGSHNGERKDLLVLYEFGDFNLKDKFAPVWARKDHPGFALGSAGAFLVLESKAHAEARGAKPFAKLSSVVADLAKRKQPGDMTATLEKLWAKLPRREGKGAIITGATGAEPATSDERDFLKSHADFPVRSTGTVFGHAMETQFPLGIALAALSISRGALFPPNDSTGTEIEMQGAPTQIVVVGAGHWRGEGMALVEAV
- a CDS encoding 3-hydroxyacyl-ACP dehydratase FabZ family protein yields the protein MQLEYFHMIDRIVDLKVDEKTIVVEAQVPQESTIFEGHFPGYPLMPGVLLIESMAQASGWLQLGVFRFERMPILAAVKEAKVRGSVFPGDLMSIEASLTHEGSGYAMTEAKIRVGGKLRANSALTFTLIPFPNADMRGYMAKVAERVGFPQQVLSQ
- a CDS encoding acyl carrier protein; translated protein: MSSTFDQVATIIAETCDIPRDTITPDSHAIDDLGIDSLDFLDIAFAIDKQFGIKLPLEKWTQEVNDGKATTEQYFVLKNLCARIDELVAAKGASA
- a CDS encoding ParB-like protein, giving the protein MTTTNAREPRVHPVPILSLRPTQMTVGMREVKEKRKRWREHDKKKQADLLGKHMIPVVYGPDARYYVIDHHHLGRALHDEGVKEVLVTIVGDLRMVEREAFWGVMDNKRWVYPYDAKGERRSFRDLPKSVADLKDDPFRSLAGELRRMGGFAKDTTPFSEFLWADFLRRQVSRKAVEADFDKALEKAMAAARSKNAIYLPGWCGPLDDD
- a CDS encoding HAD-IC family P-type ATPase, whose amino-acid sequence is MSETERRSSAGLSETEARAKLAADGPNELPRPERRSPLRIVVEVLREPMLLLLLCGGLIYLVLGDLKEALILLAFGAMSIVITVVQETRTERVLEALRDLTSPRALVVRDGVRRRIAGREVVLGDLLVLGEGDRVPADAALVEARDLQIDESLLTGESMPVRKKTADKVTEAGHRPGGEDQPFVYSGSLVVRGEGLALVEATGPRSEIGKIGLSLRGLQAEPPRLQQQTARLVRLCFLGGAIISLAAIVLYGVSRGDWLQALLAGVAIGMSMLPEEFGVVLTVFMAMGAWRISQARVLTRRAAAIEVLGSATVLCTDKTGTLTQNQMSVAELRLRDGARLRAEASGPDQVGPEFAELARCGALASSPEPFDPMEKALHAFARDVLRDGDAMDGGRTLVRTYGLRPELLAMTQVWRTSAAADLIACAKGAPEAIARLCRLNEADREAVQAAVGAMAKDGLRVLGMAVAACDDTSLPASQEAFVFRLVGLVGLADPLRPHVPEAVRECRSAGIRVVMITGDYPATALAIAGQAGLDVNEVVTGEQIMLADDTELEALVRKVNVFARVLPEQKLRIVQALKRGGEIVAMTGDGVNDAPSLKAAHIGIAMGGRGTDVAREASSIVLLDDDFSSIVASIRLGRRIYDNLRKAMAFIFAVHVPIAGLALLPLVFGLPLVLGPVHIAFLELIIDPVCSLVFEAEREERDVMKRPPRRADAELFSWPLIAWSVLQGAVAFALIAVIFVAALRSGLPPDEARTLAFIALVVCVLALVLVNRSFSASFLSAFFRPNAVLLWIFLAIALVLAAALFWPPASGLFRFGPLHLDDLMITLGAGLLVLTALELLKPFWGRRLRF
- a CDS encoding TonB-dependent siderophore receptor, encoding MPVVSSAAMKSDVPILETPQSVSVVSRDQLDTRSVTTLVEGLQYVAGLAIQPGGKDPRFDNVYIRGFDNNGYGAYRDGLREVGDPAFLSLFRNEPYGFERIDVIKGPSSVMYGQGAPGGLVDVISKRPPDKAFGEIVGQFGNYDRFQGAFDFGGPATNDGTLLYRLTGVFRDSDAQIANFSNFVKDNRTYIAPAVTWKPTNDTTLTILADYTHDLTGNAFPLSMAHLSGGKVTGITALPLFLGDPSYNRFDQEQERIGYQFEHRFNNDLIFESKARYGHTELDYRYLTFIGTPLDTATVFPRRAMRIQEQVDTLSTDNHLISKFGTGPLQHTVVSGVDYLTFNMTDRTYSGNAPPLSKINPVYDQAIAAPTALVTPSANQTIDQVGVYVQDQMKIQNWIFTLGGRYDVSEQNTYALATNKTTDTKDTAFTKRGAVSYVFDSGVAPYYSYSESFLPTPGTDFAGNPFKPTTAQQHELGVKYQPSRTLLMTLALYDLTRQNSLTSDPSHLGFSVQLGEVNSRGIEFETLAQIMPGLNLVATYTNQDVKVTQTTTAADLGKVPTLVARQMASAYLDYTVQGGTWDGWGLGGGVRYNGPTFADTTNTIFNEGYVVFDAGLHYRQPKGVNLALNVKNIADRVTVACTTNGGCQYTSPRTITGTVSYRW
- a CDS encoding PepSY domain-containing protein translates to MVQARTIRLWSRIHTWTSLVCMLFLLMLCVTGLPLVFHDEIDDLLEDEISAPAMPEGTPRLSLDRMIAAAQARFPGQYVLLLNLKQTEPLVTVAVSPTAVPAPGNFHRLTFDARTAEMLGEEAPHQDVMDIVLRIHKDMFTGLPGELFLGAMGLVFAVSIISGIVVYWPFMRRLDFGTIRRRSSPRLKWLDTHNLLGIVTLTWTLVVGLTGMINTLATPLFDLWRAQLIPVLLAPHLGKPEAPIPSVQAAVELVRTRFPDRLVTSVTMPTAARFGSPQHLVVWTKGATPFTARMLQPMLVDANDGKTIVAPEVPWYLKTLQVSRPLHFGDYGGLPLKIVWAVLDIMTIIVLVSGIYLWAARRKPSVRKPLRTERTAAVGV
- a CDS encoding MgtC/SapB family protein is translated as MTELDWPEILLRLGSATLAGGAIGLNRDLHGKPIGLKTLGIVGLSTASVVLLALQLAEPAKVVDAASRVIQGILTGIGFLGAGVIVHQSTGFRVRGLTSAACTFLAACLGIVCGAGQWKIVVVALALAFALLTIGHRLERRLHRMLGGKDEAHEVEGAPEEQHR